The following are from one region of the Phycisphaerae bacterium genome:
- a CDS encoding nucleoside recognition domain-containing protein has product MRILGGIIRYLLNINTVWGLMILAAFGLCVAQHYLPTTTVIPADAVRHGLNMLTVRIKDSGDRAASFDFRLWLGPEGLDLPADAKAKDQGRPWLISARQVQGGHLLKWDSDDSGKYEVVVNDRSVGRGSLVTLQSMTDAAFDYAQRGFEICLGLVAAMVLFLGLMKVGEDAGIVQLVAHVFHPIIRLLFPQVPRDHPANGAILMNMTTTILGLGNAATPFGLKAMEQLQELNPHKGVASDSQVMLLAYNTAGFALLPTTLLALRKSAGCSDPFEIIGTCMIAGATSTIVAILGARLLGRLPMFSLNAALAEAQREGIEPQTDAAVAKSGKEQPS; this is encoded by the coding sequence ATGAGGATACTGGGCGGCATCATTCGTTACCTGCTGAACATCAACACTGTCTGGGGCCTGATGATCCTGGCGGCATTCGGGTTGTGTGTGGCGCAGCACTACCTGCCGACAACCACGGTTATCCCGGCCGATGCGGTCCGACACGGGCTCAACATGCTGACCGTGCGTATCAAGGATTCCGGTGACCGCGCGGCATCGTTCGATTTCCGACTCTGGCTTGGACCCGAAGGTCTTGACCTGCCTGCCGACGCGAAGGCTAAGGACCAGGGCCGGCCGTGGCTTATCTCGGCCAGACAGGTCCAGGGCGGCCATCTGCTCAAGTGGGACAGCGACGATTCCGGCAAGTATGAGGTGGTGGTCAACGACAGGTCCGTCGGGCGCGGCTCGCTGGTGACGCTTCAGTCCATGACCGATGCCGCCTTCGACTATGCCCAGAGAGGTTTCGAGATCTGCCTGGGGTTGGTCGCGGCGATGGTGCTATTCCTCGGCTTGATGAAGGTCGGCGAGGATGCAGGCATCGTGCAGCTTGTCGCACACGTCTTTCACCCGATCATCCGGCTCCTGTTCCCGCAGGTGCCCCGCGACCACCCGGCCAACGGGGCCATCCTGATGAACATGACCACCACCATCCTCGGCCTGGGCAACGCCGCCACGCCGTTCGGCCTCAAGGCAATGGAGCAACTCCAGGAACTCAACCCGCACAAGGGCGTGGCCAGCGACTCGCAGGTCATGCTCCTGGCCTACAACACGGCCGGCTTCGCCCTCCTGCCGACCACGCTCTTGGCCCTGCGCAAGTCCGCCGGGTGCAGCGACCCATTCGAGATCATCGGCACCTGCATGATCGCCGGGGCCACATCGACGATCGTGGCCATCCTGGGAGCCCGGCTGCTCGGGCGGCTCCCCATGTTCTCGCTCAACGCGGCCCTGGCCGAGGCCCAACGCGAGGGGATTGAGCCACAGACCGATGCGGCGGTCGCCAAGAGCGGAAAGGAGCAACCGTCATGA